The following coding sequences are from one Rhodospirillales bacterium window:
- a CDS encoding gamma-glutamyl-gamma-aminobutyrate hydrolase family protein, with product MSRTRQPVIGITMDANAPGGYSAFPWLALRENYGAAVTRAGGLALLLPHEVEHAEAYADLVDGLIVSGGDFDVDPALFGAATRHPTVRTKDRRTAFEVAVTRAMLAADKPVLGICGGQQLLHVVLGGTLIQHIPDMIPGALAHEQENPRDEPGHTVRIVDSTRLRAIVGAGELAVNSAHHQAAADVPDGVVVNAIAPDGVIEGIEVPGYRFCIGVQWHPEYHVNDGDGRLFAAFVEAAAKAR from the coding sequence ATGTCACGCACCCGCCAGCCGGTCATCGGTATCACCATGGACGCCAACGCGCCCGGAGGCTACTCCGCGTTTCCGTGGCTGGCGCTTCGTGAGAATTACGGCGCGGCGGTGACGCGCGCCGGCGGACTCGCGCTGTTGTTGCCCCATGAGGTCGAACACGCCGAGGCCTACGCGGACCTGGTCGACGGCCTGATCGTCTCCGGCGGCGACTTCGACGTCGACCCGGCGCTGTTCGGCGCCGCCACGCGGCATCCGACGGTGCGCACCAAGGACCGGCGGACGGCTTTCGAGGTAGCTGTCACTCGAGCCATGCTCGCCGCGGACAAGCCGGTGCTGGGCATCTGTGGCGGTCAGCAGCTTCTGCATGTGGTCCTCGGTGGCACCCTCATTCAGCACATCCCCGACATGATCCCGGGCGCCCTCGCCCACGAGCAGGAGAACCCACGCGACGAGCCGGGGCACACGGTGCGCATCGTCGACTCAACGCGGCTTCGGGCCATCGTCGGCGCCGGGGAGCTTGCCGTCAACAGCGCCCATCATCAAGCGGCGGCCGACGTTCCGGACGGCGTGGTGGTCAACGCCATCGCGCCCGACGGGGTCATCGAGGGCATCGAGGTGCCGGGCTATCGCTTCTGCATCGGCGTTCAATGGCACCCAGAATACCATGTCAACGACGGCGACGGGCGCCTGTTCGCCGCCTTCGTCGAAGCCGCCGCGAAAGCGCGGTGA
- a CDS encoding rRNA pseudouridine synthase: MSTTATGACSPPSSKPPRKRGDGMNDASGGERIAKVIAHAGLCSRRDAERWIEAGRVAVNGRVLTSPAVTVSRADAITVDDKPLPTAPEVRMWRYHKPAGLVTTHRDPEQRPTVFQRLPAELGRVVSVGRLDLTSEGLLLLTNSGALARRLELPATGWTRRYRVRAYGMVDAKALAALERGVTVDGVRYGPILAQAEPQGERTSGLNTWLAVAIKEGKNRELRRVFEHIGLTVNRLIRIGYGPFQLGNLGPGQVDEIKGKVLREQLGAAGRDMVPRARAAGAARTVKGRG; encoded by the coding sequence ATGTCAACGACGGCGACGGGCGCCTGTTCGCCGCCTTCGTCGAAGCCGCCGCGAAAGCGCGGTGACGGGATGAACGACGCCAGCGGCGGCGAGCGGATCGCCAAGGTGATCGCCCATGCCGGCCTCTGTTCGCGCCGCGACGCCGAGCGCTGGATCGAGGCGGGGCGGGTGGCGGTCAACGGCCGGGTGCTGACCTCGCCGGCAGTGACGGTGAGCCGTGCGGACGCCATCACCGTTGATGACAAACCGCTGCCGACCGCGCCAGAGGTGCGCATGTGGCGTTACCATAAACCTGCCGGGCTGGTGACCACCCACCGCGACCCCGAGCAGCGTCCGACGGTGTTCCAGCGCTTGCCGGCGGAGCTTGGCCGGGTGGTGTCGGTCGGTCGCCTCGATCTGACCTCCGAGGGACTTTTGCTGCTGACCAATTCGGGCGCGCTTGCGCGCCGCCTGGAGTTGCCGGCGACCGGCTGGACGCGGCGCTATCGGGTGCGGGCCTACGGGATGGTCGACGCCAAGGCGCTGGCGGCGCTGGAGCGGGGCGTCACCGTGGACGGCGTGCGCTACGGCCCGATCCTTGCGCAGGCGGAGCCGCAGGGAGAACGGACCTCCGGCTTGAACACCTGGCTTGCCGTCGCAATCAAGGAGGGCAAGAACCGGGAGCTGCGGCGGGTGTTCGAGCACATTGGCCTCACCGTCAATCGCCTGATCCGCATCGGCTATGGCCCGTTCCAGCTCGGCAATCTAGGCCCCGGCCAGGTGGACGAAATCAAGGGCAAGGTGCTGCGGGAACAACTCGGCGCGGCCGGGCGCGACATGGTGCCGCGCGCCCGCGCGGCCGGCGCGGCTCGCACCGTCAAGGGCCGAGGGTGA
- the prsR gene encoding PEP-CTERM-box response regulator transcription factor, giving the protein MSSGGAQKLLIVDDDEALRRQLRWALDGYEVLLAGDRPSAVAAVRHQHPPVALLDLGLPPDPDGASEGLAALDEILAAAPSTKVIVLSGQAQRDHAVRAVAQGAYDFYEKPIELHALDLILRRACHLHALESEHLRLTAADPPPALPGLITVSDAMLKVCAEVRRFAPSDVSILLLGESGTGKEVVAQAVHALSHRAGGPFIAINCAAIPEHLLESELFGHEKGAFTGATRTTPGKVELADGGTLFLDEIGDLPLPLQAKLFRFLQERVIERVGGRTPIRVDLRVVSATNKHVLPEIAHGTFREELYYRLSGVVLQMPALRERPEDALAIGRHFLKTMARDEGRPVRNFAADAVAAIIRYGWPGNVRELENRIRRAVVGATGPLVTAADMDLAADRFCQTTISLREAREKAERMAVSRAMLAADNNVSKAARLLDISRPTLYQLLRDHGMR; this is encoded by the coding sequence GTGAGCTCCGGCGGAGCGCAGAAGCTGCTGATCGTCGATGACGACGAAGCGCTCCGCCGGCAGCTCCGCTGGGCGCTGGACGGATATGAGGTGCTGCTCGCCGGTGATCGACCCTCCGCCGTGGCTGCGGTGCGGCACCAGCATCCGCCCGTGGCCCTGCTCGATCTGGGTTTGCCGCCGGATCCCGACGGTGCGTCGGAAGGTCTTGCCGCCCTCGACGAGATCCTCGCCGCGGCGCCCTCAACGAAGGTCATTGTGCTCAGCGGTCAGGCGCAGCGCGATCATGCAGTGCGCGCCGTGGCGCAGGGGGCCTACGACTTTTACGAAAAGCCCATCGAACTGCACGCCCTGGATCTGATCCTGCGACGGGCCTGCCACCTTCATGCCCTGGAGAGCGAACATCTGCGTCTGACGGCCGCCGATCCGCCGCCGGCGCTGCCCGGCCTGATCACCGTCAGCGACGCCATGCTAAAAGTTTGCGCCGAGGTGCGCCGCTTCGCGCCGTCGGATGTGTCGATCCTGTTGCTGGGCGAGAGCGGCACCGGCAAGGAAGTGGTTGCGCAGGCGGTGCACGCCTTGAGTCATCGCGCCGGCGGACCGTTCATCGCCATAAACTGCGCCGCAATTCCCGAGCACCTCCTGGAAAGCGAGTTGTTCGGCCATGAGAAAGGGGCTTTCACCGGCGCGACGCGCACGACGCCCGGCAAGGTCGAACTGGCCGACGGCGGCACCCTGTTTCTGGACGAGATCGGCGACCTGCCGTTGCCGCTGCAAGCTAAGCTGTTCCGCTTCCTGCAGGAGCGGGTGATCGAACGGGTCGGCGGCCGCACGCCCATCCGCGTCGACCTCCGGGTGGTGTCCGCCACCAACAAGCATGTTCTGCCGGAGATCGCTCACGGAACCTTTCGCGAGGAGCTCTACTACCGACTGAGCGGGGTCGTCCTGCAAATGCCGGCGCTCCGCGAGCGGCCGGAAGACGCCCTCGCTATCGGCCGGCACTTCCTGAAGACCATGGCCCGCGACGAAGGCCGGCCGGTGCGCAACTTCGCCGCCGATGCAGTCGCGGCGATCATCCGCTACGGCTGGCCGGGTAACGTGCGCGAACTGGAGAACCGCATCCGCCGCGCGGTGGTCGGCGCCACCGGCCCCCTGGTCACTGCCGCGGACATGGACCTGGCCGCCGACCGGTTCTGCCAGACCACCATCAGCCTCAGGGAGGCGCGCGAGAAGGCAGAGCGCATGGCGGTGTCCCGAGCCATGCTCGCCGCGGACAACAACGTCTCCAAGGCCGCCCGCCTGCTCGACATCAGCCGCCCCACCCTCTACCAGCTCCTCCGCGACCACGGCATGCGGTAG
- the gyrB gene encoding DNA topoisomerase (ATP-hydrolyzing) subunit B: MSDPMAAGSAASETYDEDSIKVLRGLEAVRKRPGMYIGDTDDGSGLHHMVYEAVDNAIDEALGGYCDTIEVRLNADGSVTVRDNGRGIPVGIHTEEGVSAAEVIMTQLHAGGKFDQSNYKVSGGLHGVGISVVNALSERTELRIWRDGKTYAMRFRDGEPEAPLAVVGDAPMTDAGRPRTGTEITFLPSPGTFTMTEFDFATLEHRLRELAFLNSGVRLRLTDDRPVEPRTVELHYDGGVAAFVAWLDRSKTALHSEIVLVKGERGPILVELAMQWNDSYHETMLCFTNNIPQKDGGTHLAGFRAALTRTIQAYAQRTGVTKREKIAVSGDDAREGLTCVLSCKVPDPKFSAQTKDKLVSSEVRPVVEGVVGEQLDRWFEEHPAEARKVVAKIIDAAAAREAARKARELTRRKGALDIASLPGKLADCQERDPAKSELFIVEGDSAGGSAKQARNRANQAILPLRGKILNVERARFDKMLGSAEIGTLIAALGTGIGREDFDVNKCRYHRIIIMTDADVDGSHIRTLLLTFFFRQMPELIDRGYLYIAQPPLYRAKRGSSEVYLKDDAALENYISGSVIDDSAVFTTYAGGQVGGPDLRRLILDARGVKSRLERLAAHLPLRLIEQVAIAGALDLGVLSNREQAAAAAAYVARRLDALEEEVDRGWQGAPLDDGGLLLSRSLRGVSERHAIDSAVIDSIEARRLNTMAGDFQELYAKHGTLVVKDKEHRVTGPMSLFDAVMDIGRRGIAIQRYKGLGEMNPGQLWETTLDPEVRSLLQVRVDHADDAEEVFSTLMGDVVETRRAFIEENALKVANLDV, encoded by the coding sequence ATGAGCGATCCGATGGCCGCCGGCAGCGCCGCCAGCGAGACGTACGACGAGGATTCCATCAAAGTGTTGCGCGGGCTGGAAGCGGTGCGCAAGCGCCCCGGCATGTACATAGGCGACACCGACGACGGCTCCGGGCTGCACCACATGGTCTACGAGGCGGTCGACAACGCCATCGACGAGGCCCTCGGCGGTTATTGCGACACCATAGAGGTCCGGCTCAACGCCGATGGCTCGGTGACCGTGCGTGACAACGGTCGCGGCATTCCGGTCGGCATTCATACCGAGGAGGGCGTCTCGGCGGCGGAAGTCATCATGACTCAGCTTCACGCCGGCGGCAAATTCGACCAGAGCAACTACAAGGTCTCCGGCGGACTGCACGGCGTCGGCATTTCTGTGGTCAATGCCTTGTCGGAGCGGACGGAACTGCGGATCTGGCGGGATGGCAAGACCTACGCCATGCGCTTCCGCGACGGGGAGCCGGAGGCGCCGCTGGCGGTGGTCGGCGATGCTCCGATGACCGACGCCGGCCGTCCCCGCACCGGCACCGAAATCACCTTCCTGCCGTCTCCAGGCACGTTCACGATGACCGAGTTCGATTTCGCCACCCTCGAACATCGGCTGCGGGAGCTAGCGTTCCTCAACTCAGGTGTCCGCCTCCGCCTCACCGATGACCGCCCCGTCGAACCGCGCACCGTCGAACTGCACTATGACGGCGGCGTCGCCGCCTTTGTCGCCTGGCTCGACCGGTCGAAGACAGCGCTGCACAGCGAGATCGTCTTGGTCAAAGGGGAGCGCGGGCCGATCCTCGTGGAGTTGGCGATGCAGTGGAACGACAGCTACCACGAGACCATGCTGTGCTTCACCAACAACATCCCGCAGAAGGACGGCGGCACCCATTTGGCCGGCTTCCGCGCCGCTCTGACGCGGACCATCCAGGCCTATGCGCAAAGGACGGGCGTGACCAAGCGCGAGAAGATCGCGGTGTCCGGTGACGATGCCCGCGAAGGCTTGACCTGCGTGTTGTCGTGCAAGGTGCCGGACCCCAAGTTCTCGGCCCAGACCAAGGACAAGCTGGTGTCGTCGGAGGTGCGCCCGGTGGTCGAGGGCGTGGTGGGGGAACAGCTGGACCGCTGGTTCGAGGAGCACCCGGCCGAGGCGCGCAAGGTCGTCGCCAAGATCATCGACGCCGCCGCCGCCCGCGAAGCCGCCCGCAAGGCGCGCGAACTGACCCGGCGCAAGGGCGCCTTGGACATCGCCTCGCTGCCGGGAAAGCTTGCCGACTGTCAGGAGCGCGATCCGGCCAAGAGCGAACTGTTCATCGTGGAGGGAGACTCGGCCGGCGGCTCGGCCAAGCAGGCCCGCAACCGCGCCAACCAGGCGATCCTGCCGTTGCGCGGCAAGATCCTCAACGTGGAGCGGGCCCGCTTCGACAAGATGCTGGGCTCGGCGGAAATCGGCACCCTCATTGCGGCGCTCGGCACCGGCATTGGCCGCGAGGACTTCGACGTAAACAAATGCCGGTATCACCGGATCATCATCATGACGGACGCGGACGTGGACGGCAGCCACATCCGCACCCTGCTGCTGACGTTCTTTTTCCGGCAGATGCCGGAGCTCATCGACCGCGGCTACCTGTACATCGCGCAGCCGCCGCTCTACCGCGCCAAGCGGGGGTCGAGCGAGGTCTACCTCAAGGACGATGCGGCGCTGGAGAACTACATTTCCGGCAGCGTCATTGACGACAGCGCCGTGTTCACCACCTATGCCGGCGGCCAGGTGGGGGGCCCTGACCTGCGGCGGTTGATCCTCGATGCCCGCGGTGTCAAGAGCCGCCTGGAGCGTCTTGCCGCGCATTTGCCGCTCCGCCTGATCGAACAGGTGGCGATCGCCGGGGCGCTCGATCTTGGCGTATTGTCAAACCGGGAGCAGGCGGCCGCGGCGGCGGCATACGTGGCCCGGCGTCTCGACGCGCTTGAGGAGGAGGTCGATCGCGGCTGGCAGGGGGCGCCGCTAGATGATGGCGGCCTGCTGCTCTCGCGCTCACTCCGCGGCGTCAGCGAGCGTCACGCCATCGACTCCGCCGTCATCGACTCCATCGAGGCGAGGCGCCTCAACACCATGGCCGGCGATTTCCAGGAACTCTACGCTAAGCACGGCACGCTGGTGGTCAAGGATAAGGAGCACCGCGTCACCGGGCCGATGTCCCTGTTCGACGCAGTCATGGATATCGGCCGCAGGGGCATCGCCATCCAGCGCTACAAAGGGCTCGGCGAGATGAACCCGGGGCAACTGTGGGAGACGACGCTCGACCCGGAGGTGCGGTCGCTGCTCCAGGTGCGGGTCGACCACGCGGACGACGCCGAGGAGGTGTTCTCGACCCTGATGGGCGACGTCGTCGAGACGCGCCGCGCCTTCATCGAAGAAAACGCCCTCAAGGTCGCCAATCTGGACGTTTGA
- a CDS encoding CBS domain-containing protein: protein MYVSDILKSKGNDVVSIAPDASVTAALALLCEKKIGAALVLNEDGSIAGILSERDLVHALHRFQEKFIEKRVSDLMTTEVVTCSPRDPVTGIMGMMTAHRFRHVPVIDHGKLVGVISIGDVVKSRIAEAESEVEALRQYITAT from the coding sequence ATGTATGTATCCGATATCCTCAAGAGCAAAGGCAACGACGTGGTGTCGATCGCGCCCGATGCGTCGGTGACGGCGGCGCTGGCGCTGCTCTGCGAGAAGAAGATCGGCGCGGCGCTGGTCCTCAACGAGGACGGGTCGATTGCCGGCATTCTGTCGGAGCGCGATCTGGTTCACGCATTGCATCGCTTTCAAGAAAAGTTCATCGAAAAGCGCGTCAGCGACCTGATGACGACGGAGGTGGTCACCTGTTCGCCGCGGGATCCGGTGACCGGCATCATGGGCATGATGACGGCGCATCGGTTCCGCCACGTGCCCGTAATCGACCACGGTAAGCTGGTCGGGGTGATCAGCATCGGCGACGTGGTCAAGAGCCGCATTGCGGAAGCGGAAAGCGAGGTCGAGGCGCTGCGTCAGTACATCACCGCAACCTGA
- a CDS encoding carboxylate-amine ligase, with protein sequence MAIIDGSGTGDPPLTIGVEEEYLLVDIDTRELITDPPAAMIAECEARIKDLVKPEFLTSQLEIATRVCASLQEARDELAWLRRTVADIVGRYGIAPIAASTHPFSEWQLQKHTDKQRYHILARDMQAVARRLLICGMHVHVGIDDDELRIDLTNQIGYFLPHLLALSTSSPFWRGEDSGLKSYRLSIFDELPRTGLPSRFDSYGEYLRHVQVLVDVGLFEDASMIWWDVRPSVRFPTIEMRITDVCPLLDDAICIAALFRCIVRMLYRLRRNNQRWRTYDRLLINENRWRAKRYGIDEGLIDFGKGELIPFPDLIQELIELTAPDAAVLGCTEQVLHCREILRRGTSAHRQLRTFQDAKERGCDSHQALCEVVDMLIEETLEGL encoded by the coding sequence ATGGCGATCATCGACGGAAGTGGAACCGGGGATCCGCCGCTGACCATCGGCGTCGAGGAGGAATACCTGCTCGTCGACATCGACACCCGGGAACTGATCACCGATCCGCCGGCGGCAATGATCGCCGAGTGCGAAGCGCGCATCAAGGACCTGGTCAAGCCGGAATTCCTGACCTCGCAGCTCGAAATCGCCACCCGCGTCTGCGCGAGCCTGCAGGAGGCGCGCGACGAGCTGGCGTGGCTGCGGCGGACGGTGGCCGACATCGTCGGTAGGTATGGCATCGCGCCGATCGCCGCCTCCACCCATCCGTTTTCCGAGTGGCAGCTTCAGAAGCACACGGACAAGCAACGCTACCACATCCTCGCCCGCGACATGCAGGCGGTGGCGCGGCGGCTGCTGATCTGCGGCATGCACGTCCATGTCGGCATCGACGACGATGAACTGCGCATCGACCTGACCAACCAGATCGGCTACTTCCTGCCGCATCTGCTCGCACTGTCGACGTCGTCGCCATTCTGGCGCGGCGAGGACAGCGGCCTCAAGTCGTACCGGCTCAGCATTTTCGACGAATTGCCGCGGACGGGGCTGCCGTCGCGGTTCGATTCCTATGGAGAGTACCTCCGTCACGTCCAGGTGCTGGTCGACGTCGGGCTGTTCGAGGACGCCAGCATGATCTGGTGGGACGTGCGCCCCAGCGTCCGCTTCCCCACCATCGAGATGCGGATCACCGACGTGTGCCCGCTGCTCGACGACGCGATCTGCATCGCTGCCCTGTTCCGCTGCATCGTGCGCATGCTCTACCGCCTCCGGCGCAACAACCAGCGCTGGCGCACCTACGACCGACTGCTGATCAACGAAAACCGCTGGCGCGCCAAGCGCTATGGCATCGACGAAGGCTTGATCGATTTCGGCAAGGGCGAGTTGATCCCGTTCCCGGACCTGATCCAGGAACTGATCGAGCTCACGGCGCCCGACGCAGCGGTGCTCGGTTGCACCGAGCAAGTGCTGCATTGCAGAGAGATCCTTCGCCGCGGTACAAGCGCACACCGGCAACTGCGCACCTTCCAGGATGCGAAGGAGCGCGGCTGCGACAGCCACCAGGCGTTGTGCGAGGTGGTCGACATGTTGATCGAAGAAACGCTGGAAGGTCTTTAA
- a CDS encoding nucleoside deaminase gives MRLALAEARRAAQIGEVPVGAVVVDAAAGAAVAAGHNCVEAWRDPTAHAEMLVIRAAARVLKTPRLVHCDVYVTLEPCAMCAQAMAHARVRRLVFGAYDPKGGGVDHGARVFDQPTCHHRPEVIGGVDEAACGAMLQSFFRARR, from the coding sequence ATGCGGCTGGCTTTGGCCGAGGCCCGCCGGGCGGCGCAAATCGGCGAGGTGCCGGTCGGCGCGGTGGTCGTCGACGCCGCGGCCGGCGCCGCGGTCGCCGCTGGACACAATTGCGTGGAGGCTTGGCGCGATCCGACCGCGCACGCCGAGATGCTGGTGATCCGGGCCGCCGCGCGGGTGTTGAAGACCCCGCGCCTCGTCCACTGCGACGTGTACGTCACGCTGGAACCGTGCGCCATGTGCGCCCAGGCGATGGCCCATGCCCGTGTCCGCCGGCTGGTGTTCGGCGCCTACGACCCAAAGGGAGGCGGCGTCGACCACGGTGCTCGTGTGTTCGACCAACCCACCTGCCACCACCGCCCCGAGGTCATCGGCGGCGTCGATGAAGCCGCCTGCGGCGCGATGCTGCAAAGCTTTTTCAGAGCCCGACGTTGA
- a CDS encoding nucleotide sugar dehydrogenase produces MGHDRRIAIIGLGYVGLPVAVALGRRGAHPVIAFDVDEVRIRELREGVDGTHEVASADLKAARLRFTSNPADLRTADFFIVAVPTPITQTARPDLRPLLSATHTVAKALKPGDIVVYESTVYPGATEEDCVPILEAESGLTSGANFAVAYSPERINPGDKEHRFETIVKVVSAQTPEALDVVAAVYESVVTAGVHRAPSIRAAEAAKVIENTQRDLNIALMNELALIFDRLGLDTRDVLAAAGSKWNFLQFTPGLVGGHCIGVDPYYLTHRAQRAGYHPEVILAGRRINDGMGRWVARETLKRLLKNGNRSGPLRATVLGITFKENVPDFRNTKVTDIVQELESFGVTVQVHDPLANAAKVEAEYGIGLVPMEALEPADAVVLAVAHDLYRDGGWPLVTGLLKHGRGVVADVRTCLDRDHLPEGVTLWRL; encoded by the coding sequence ATGGGTCACGATCGTAGAATCGCGATTATCGGCCTCGGGTACGTGGGGCTGCCGGTCGCCGTTGCGCTCGGACGTCGGGGGGCTCATCCGGTCATCGCGTTCGACGTGGACGAGGTGCGCATCCGAGAGCTTCGGGAGGGCGTCGACGGCACCCACGAAGTCGCGTCGGCCGATCTGAAGGCGGCGCGGCTCCGCTTTACGAGCAATCCGGCCGATCTGCGCACCGCGGACTTCTTCATCGTTGCCGTGCCGACGCCGATCACCCAGACCGCCCGCCCGGACCTCCGACCCTTGCTGTCGGCCACCCATACCGTCGCCAAGGCGCTGAAGCCGGGGGACATCGTCGTCTATGAATCGACGGTCTATCCGGGAGCCACCGAAGAAGATTGCGTTCCGATCCTGGAGGCGGAATCCGGCCTGACCAGCGGCGCCAACTTCGCCGTTGCGTACTCGCCGGAGCGCATCAATCCCGGCGACAAGGAGCACCGCTTCGAGACCATCGTCAAGGTGGTTTCCGCCCAGACGCCGGAGGCGCTCGACGTGGTCGCCGCGGTGTATGAGAGCGTGGTGACGGCCGGAGTGCATCGGGCCCCCAGCATTCGCGCCGCCGAGGCCGCCAAGGTGATCGAAAACACGCAGCGCGATCTCAACATCGCCTTGATGAACGAGCTGGCCCTGATCTTCGACCGGCTCGGTCTCGACACGCGCGACGTGCTCGCCGCCGCCGGCAGCAAGTGGAACTTCCTGCAGTTCACGCCGGGTCTGGTCGGCGGCCATTGCATCGGCGTCGATCCCTATTACCTGACCCATCGCGCCCAGCGCGCCGGTTATCATCCCGAAGTCATTCTCGCCGGACGGCGCATCAACGACGGCATGGGCCGGTGGGTGGCGCGGGAAACCCTGAAGCGTTTGCTGAAAAACGGCAACCGCAGCGGCCCCCTCCGGGCCACGGTGCTGGGCATCACCTTCAAGGAAAACGTCCCCGACTTCCGCAACACCAAGGTCACCGACATCGTGCAAGAGTTGGAGTCGTTCGGGGTAACGGTTCAGGTGCACGACCCGCTGGCCAACGCAGCCAAGGTCGAAGCAGAATATGGCATCGGGCTCGTCCCGATGGAGGCGCTGGAGCCGGCCGACGCAGTCGTCCTCGCGGTCGCCCACGATCTGTACCGGGACGGCGGCTGGCCCCTGGTGACCGGGCTTTTGAAGCACGGCCGCGGCGTCGTCGCCGACGTCCGAACTTGCCTCGACCGCGATCACCTGCCGGAAGGCGTCACCCTCTGGCGCTTGTAG
- a CDS encoding sulfotransferase: MTFQHRYSKVDQFLHTLAFRNIGLQKMLADMEDQVYRKRVSATPVVAPVFITSLPRAGTTLMLETLSALPQFAAHTYRQMPFVLCPLLWNTLSQRFHRSGDVQERAHGDGMTIGFDSAEAFEEVLWKAFWPEKYHADRIEPWTGEDINDEFDEFFVNHIKKIVLLRADEPRTSVRYVSKNNANVARIKTLTRLFPDCVIVLMFRSPLQHAMSLHRQHKNFLQKHAEDPFIRQYMEQIGHLEFGDLLRPFDFDGWLDRDCRDTAEQIGFWVAYWVNCFKQVVARRSDAVKLIDYDRCCTEPGAAMHALAAALDIDDPGLLLEQASRYRAPRIHDPAGLDIDPALAAEAAKIHDELKSTAVF, translated from the coding sequence ATGACGTTCCAGCATCGCTACTCCAAGGTCGATCAGTTCCTTCACACCCTTGCCTTTCGCAACATCGGCCTGCAGAAGATGCTGGCCGATATGGAAGATCAGGTTTACCGGAAACGGGTATCCGCGACGCCTGTGGTCGCGCCGGTGTTCATCACGTCGCTGCCGCGCGCCGGAACGACGCTGATGTTGGAGACCCTGTCGGCGCTGCCGCAGTTCGCCGCCCACACCTACCGCCAGATGCCGTTCGTCCTCTGCCCTCTGTTGTGGAACACCCTGTCGCAGCGGTTCCACCGCAGTGGCGACGTTCAGGAGCGAGCTCACGGCGACGGCATGACGATCGGCTTCGACAGCGCCGAAGCGTTCGAGGAGGTGCTGTGGAAGGCATTCTGGCCGGAGAAATACCACGCCGACCGCATCGAGCCATGGACCGGTGAAGACATCAACGACGAGTTCGACGAATTCTTCGTCAACCACATCAAGAAAATCGTTCTGCTCCGCGCCGACGAACCGCGCACCTCGGTGCGCTACGTGTCCAAGAACAATGCCAACGTCGCCCGCATCAAGACGTTGACGCGGCTGTTTCCGGACTGTGTCATCGTGCTCATGTTCCGCTCGCCCCTACAGCATGCCATGTCTCTACACCGCCAGCACAAGAACTTTCTGCAGAAGCATGCGGAAGATCCGTTCATAAGGCAGTACATGGAACAGATCGGCCATCTGGAATTCGGAGACTTGTTGCGGCCGTTCGACTTTGACGGCTGGCTCGATCGTGACTGCCGCGACACGGCGGAGCAGATCGGGTTCTGGGTCGCCTACTGGGTGAATTGCTTCAAGCAGGTCGTCGCGCGGCGCAGTGACGCGGTGAAGCTGATCGACTACGACCGCTGCTGCACCGAGCCCGGCGCGGCCATGCACGCTTTAGCCGCGGCACTCGACATCGACGACCCGGGACTGCTGCTGGAGCAGGCGTCCCGGTATCGTGCGCCCCGCATCCATGATCCTGCAGGCCTCGACATCGACCCGGCCCTCGCCGCCGAGGCCGCCAAAATCCATGACGAGCTCAAATCGACGGCGGTCTTCTGA
- a CDS encoding N-formylglutamate amidohydrolase has product MPNDRDDALTSRLEEVPGVAESVASITTLIGPADPPPFRVVNPGGSAPLLIVCDHASNLIPPVLNGLGVSDHDLRRHIGYDIGAADLTEKLARRLDAPAVLAGYSRLLIDCNRQPGDPQSILDVSDGTLIPGNVGLDEAERVARTETFHWPYHHGIETVLAHLRRRGPEPVFFSVHTFTPSLGGRDRFWDIGVLWNRDPRIAVPLVDLLRQHGDLKVGDNEPYSGKDIAYTVNLHAGAVGLPNAAVEVRQDHCETPDACERWAKILGDAMEQILAMDHLHALGEF; this is encoded by the coding sequence ATGCCGAACGATCGTGACGACGCCCTGACCAGCCGCTTGGAGGAAGTTCCGGGCGTGGCCGAATCCGTCGCATCCATCACGACGTTGATCGGCCCCGCGGATCCGCCGCCGTTTCGGGTGGTTAATCCGGGGGGCAGTGCGCCGCTGCTCATCGTCTGCGACCACGCCAGCAACCTGATCCCGCCGGTGCTCAACGGCCTCGGCGTCAGCGACCACGATCTCCGCCGCCACATCGGATACGACATCGGCGCCGCCGACCTGACGGAGAAGCTGGCGCGGCGCCTGGATGCGCCGGCGGTCCTGGCCGGGTACTCGCGTCTGCTGATCGACTGCAACCGCCAGCCCGGCGACCCGCAGTCGATCCTCGATGTCAGCGACGGAACGCTCATCCCCGGCAACGTCGGCCTCGACGAGGCGGAGCGGGTGGCCCGCACCGAAACCTTCCACTGGCCGTACCACCACGGCATCGAGACGGTGCTCGCCCATCTGCGGCGGCGCGGCCCGGAGCCGGTGTTCTTCTCTGTCCACACCTTCACGCCCAGCCTCGGCGGCCGCGACCGGTTCTGGGATATCGGCGTGCTGTGGAACCGCGACCCGCGCATTGCGGTGCCGCTGGTCGATCTGTTGCGCCAACACGGCGACCTGAAGGTCGGTGACAACGAGCCGTATTCAGGCAAGGACATCGCCTATACGGTCAACCTTCACGCCGGCGCGGTGGGATTGCCCAATGCCGCGGTGGAGGTGCGTCAGGACCATTGCGAAACGCCGGATGCCTGCGAACGCTGGGCCAAGATCCTCGGGGATGCGATGGAGCAGATCCTGGCGATGGACCATCTTCATGCTCTGGGTGAATTCTGA